The sequence below is a genomic window from Brassica napus cultivar Da-Ae chromosome C3 unlocalized genomic scaffold, Da-Ae chrC03_Random_21, whole genome shotgun sequence.
ATTCCTAACCAGTGAAGTCCACTCCAGACACTGCTAGCTCAAGAAGACGGCAAGCTGCACTCCTGAGAATCCAAACCGATGAGGAGGAACCAGCAGATGAAACACAGGTGGAATACTGGCAGATGGAAGCAGAGGTTTATGCGGCTGAACTCCGGTCCCATCCCGCGAGCAGAGCACAAAAGGTAACCGGTTACAGAACATCAAGAGAGGCAGGGGACAGTGGCTATCAACCTTCTGAAACTTGAGAAGCGGAGGAACAAGAAGCTCCCATCAGCAGGTAGAAGAGGAGAAAAGACCCATCGAATGGAGTAGGGACATAGCAGAGCAACGGCACGAAAGCTCTGAGTCAACCCAAACCCCAGACAGTTCTAAAACCTAACTAGGCGCCATGGTGATTGTCGAAGAACCAAACCAGAAAGAAGTCCGCGACGATAAGCTTTGATATCGTCTTTTTAACTCAGAACGAGAGAGGGAAGTTCTTATCATTAGCAGCCGGAAGAGGAGCAAGGGGAGACAGACGAGGCAGCGACAAGAGAGGCGAAAGCAACGACGCTCAGCCACTCCGTCGGACCCTCCAAGAGAGAAACTGACCCAGATCCGCTTGAAATCAACCCTAGATCTACCACCTAGACGGTGCCTCCTGCTCAGATCCGACTATCCACATCCTCGCCATCACTCCAGGGAGACCGAGGACACACTCAGTCACCGCTTTGATTTGCCGGTTCCGACCGCAAACCGACGAAGAaccagagaagaagagcaaggagGATATGGAGAAATCGAGGCTAGAGAGGGGATGAAGCTGGACTCAGAAGCGATTGGGGTGGCGACAGACAGGTAGATACCCTCCGTCGGCCACCAGAACGAGAATCAGCGGTGGCTTTGTCGAGTAGAAGATGAACGGTGgggagagaaagaaaagagagatcCACTCTCACCTCTCTCTAACTTTCCAACTACGTTTTTAAGCCCTAATAAGTCATACTCTTGCCATAACTCAATATCTAACCATTTGGTGGATAGCTATATCTTGTTGTGTTATGGCTGGTTGTTGAATAGAAATATCCCTTTTCACTCGAAGTCTTTGTTTCCTAAATGTCGTGCCTGCATTATTAAGTtataattgaaatttatatttcttGATGCACAGGTTTCGATGGGATATGGAACTATTACAGCTCATTCACTGATGGGGTTGGAAGCTCGTGGGACTCTCTTTGTGTCTCCGGGACTGGAAGTGAGAACCTTtctaaatatgataatatatatatatatatatatacatgttctGTTCCTTTATTGGTGTAGTTATTCATAGTTAGAACATTTATGTGGTCTTTGCGCGTTTGATCCTTGCTAATGCTTCATCCTGTTctgtttctttgtattttaaCAGTCATACGATGGCATGATTATCGGTGAGCACTCACGAGACACAGATCTTGATGTAAGTTGGTTAGACTCATCCTTCTTGCGCTTAAAAATGACAATACCATGGGCTCACTTGCCTGCAAACTACAGGTTAACCCGGTTAAGGCCAAAGAGCTTACCAACATTCGCTCTGTTAACAAAGACGAGAATGTGAAGCTATC
It includes:
- the LOC125594663 gene encoding 50S ribosomal subunit assembly factor BipA-like produces the protein MGYGTITAHSLMGLEARGTLFVSPGLESYDGMIIGEHSRDTDLDVNPVKAKELTNIRSVNKDENVKLSPPRLMTLEEAIGYVASDELIEVTPKTIRLRKRCLDVTKRKSQSKRAKE